A region of the Siniperca chuatsi isolate FFG_IHB_CAS linkage group LG23, ASM2008510v1, whole genome shotgun sequence genome:
ACGCCAAAAACCTCATTGATGTATGTATTTATGACTGTACTGCAAATTAAGGCATGATAGCACTTTCAACAGATAAGTTTGGGAATTTGATGAAGAGTTGAGTGTTCTTAAGTGCCgacttctctgtttctgtcttggTTACAGGTGATGAAAAAAGCTCACGTTGCCAGACAGAGGCTGCTTCGTCTGGGTATCTTCAAAGAGGTGGAGGTTCTTATCGATACGTCTGAAGGTAACTCAGTCAGACCTTCTTTCCAAAAAAGAGTCGCAACACAATGGAATTGCTTTGTATTCCTCAAAATCCAAATGTGAAAGAAAGAACGTTTTCCAAGATTTCTTTATTGTGAATGATACAGGTAATTAAAACATGTCTTTTTGCATATCTCACAGTTTTGTGGATGACCTGCCTAGCCTAAGGGTTTTAAGTAGAAATAGTGAGATGTTTAAATTCGCATGCCTGTCAGTGCCCAGGATCACTATTTGgatttttgtcacacatttggGAAATGTCGTGCTTTGAAATGTGACTGCATGGTGTTTTTCTATGGGATAATGGCTGTGTGCTTAGCTGACTTGAATATGTAGAAACAAACCTCTTCACCCTGATTGGTTCTCCCTCCTCAGGTACAGATGCTTTGCCCAACGGTCTGGATGTTACCTTTGAGGTGACAGAGATAAAGAGGCTGACAGGAAGCTACAACACCATGGTTGGCAACAATGAAGGAAGCATGGTGAgagaaacaacatttacatataattCATGTCGGTCATAGTTTCCTGTGTTGGGATGGAGCACGAGTGCGTAAGatagtgatttttttctgaGGTTTATCAAGCACTAAGAAAGTCCTAACTAATATCCATTTTGATCTCACACATCTAGACACATACTTGAGTTTCTGAAACGTTTTTATACTGACAACCATGGAAAATCATTTCTGCATAAATTACAGTGCCAGTGGGCATTTTAATCACTGTTTTAAATCAGAGCTCATTGCAGCCTCTCTATTAGATGGCTGTAACTATAGCAACAATACAGATGCTTTACATTGCACCCACAACTCAAACTAACTAATCAATGACACTGACAGTAGACAACAGTTTTGAGTTTTCGTAATccttttttacagcagacattttgacatgtcacagtagaaaagcacagatgtagCTAAAAGCATTATTAACAACTGTATTCCATTTAGATTTAGCTGTTTTATGGATGTGGTATTGTGCGTACTGGTCACTGGGATACTAAAATGGAGTAGAGCCCTCATTTATATGTAATTGGTTGCACCTGTGGTCAGTcaaatgtctgccgtgaaagagctgtcatcatcatcacagcaaTCTggacacaacaaaaaaaacaactcaaaaaTCAGTATAAGCCTAAATGATCACTAATTGGTTATCAGCTAACAGTATGTCTCTTCCAGGTGCTGGGTCTGAAGTTGCCCAACGTGTTGGGCCGAGCTGAGAAACTCACCTTCCAGTTCTCCTATGGGACCAAGGAGACATCATATGGCCTGTCCTTCTTCAAACCCCAGCCCGGACACTTTGAACGCAAGTATGTCAGTGACATAGATCCTAAACCCACCTATCTTTCGGTCTTCTAGTAGAACAAGACCAGCAGCTGCAGTAAAACCTTTCTTAGGCATTGTGGACTATCAGTGCAGTGGTAGTGAAACATCATCATGTTACTGTTTGAATTGTGTTTCTTTGGAAGGCCACCTGTCTAATTTCTTTTCTGTTGTATCTTAAGGACAATACTGGTGtttttcccccattttttttgttcattaagTACAAATCAGGTACATTACTACTGAGTGCTGACCATTTTTCAAAGCAGGGAATGTTCTGAATAGTCAGTAGTTCAACATAGCACAGACATCCTGAATGCTGTGATTTTAAGACAGCTtccaaaacacacattcagtttTTGAGTTCTGTTTTTTCGGACTTGGTGTTCTCTATTTCAGCCTCACTCTCAACATGTACAAAGTCACCGGCCAGTTCCCATGGAGCTCCTTAAAAGAGACCGACAGAGGCCTGTCTGCTGAACTTAATgtaaggctgtgtgtgtgtgtgtgtgtgtgtgtgtgtgttcaagagagggaaagaaatttTAACTAAATACAGAGTGAGTGACCATGAACTAGAGACCAGTAAAAATCTGTAACCACTGTTACTACACTTTGAAACAGAGATACATTTCCTCCCTGTgtgtacaaaatataaatccatTCAAGatcaatataaaaaaactgtGTAATGTATGAaattaacatacatacatacatgtatatggAGCTTCTTGACTTCactgtatttgtacagtatCTATCATAATCACCATTGtttcctttctctttgtcacaattttatttgacatgctttggcaacatttcatgccaataaagtacatttgaaaattaaaatttagagagagagagagaaagagttggTGACCCTGTATTTGTGCACAGTAGTGTCTAACTCCAAACTGCATCAGACAACACTTGATTTTGGCCCCATTAGTCACTGTTGACACACACAACAGTTGCAATTATCTGAACTGGTGGGTTTACTTAAACCACTTCAACTTAAGTTCTCCATCTTCCATCCTGTGCTCCTGCAGTTTCCTCTCGGGATGACCAACCACATGTTGAAGTGGGAGGGTGTATGGAGGGAGCTGGGCTGCCTGGCACGCAGTGCTTCCTTCGCCGTGCGAGAGGAGAGTGGACACTCGCTGAAATCTGCCCTCTCGGTACAGCCTGGAGCCTTTTTCTAGCTCCTAGTACACGCAAAAgttctgatttgtttgtttcatgtcattttgtctcttctgaaaacataactttttttcccacatttGCCTTTTGATGTATATAATTTTCAGGAAATGATGGAGGATTATAAAACCATTTTGTCCACTACACCCGTTCAATAAAACTCCTGTGTTATTTGTTTGCAGCACACTGTGTCTGTTGATTCAAGGAATTCTGCCATTTTCCCCAGCAGAGGTGCCTTACTCCGGATCAGCCAGGTAAGTGTGCACATGTTTTACACTGTAAACTGTAGAAgttgttgttttcagatacCTGTAGACATATTTTTACTTGAACAAAGGTGCATAGGAAGGTAGACACCACACAGAACAGTCACATCTgtaaaaatgcctgaaaaaagagaaattgaaCTAGGAACAAATGGTGGATTGTCTCACCTTGTTTAGAATTATTCTCTTGTTCTAAAGAAGGAGATTTGAGTGCTTAATAAGAGAATAAATTACCTGTCTTCAGGAAAAATTGCAATGTAGCTAAAGCCACAAAGGATGAACAAGTGCAGCTGCCTTTGGAGGCTGAAAAAGTAAGTCTTAGTTGGTGTCAAAAATTCAATGTGTGTTTCACCTTAACCTCTTCCCAGCTCACGGTTAAGTTTTGAAACTGTAATGATGAGCTGGCAGGAAATTTTGGGATTTGTGGGCgtgttgtatttctgtattgTTTCTCTACGAACAAAGACATTTTATCCAACAGTCTCTTGAAACAACTGGACATATTCTTCCTATATTCTTATTTTGTCCAGTTTTACAAAGTTGTtactgaggtgtgtgtttgcCCTGCAGGAACTGGCTGGGTACACAGGAGGAGACACCAGCTTCTTGAAAGAGGATTTTGAGCTGCAGCTCAACAGACGGTTCTTCTGGGACTCAGTAAGACAGAAATATGTCTCTCCAAACCTGTCAACAGGAATGGCTTCTATAAGattttagtttgttgttttggtgaaTTAATTGTTCTTAAACAACAGGTCCTATGGACATGTATATGCTATCAAAAACAAGTTATTGTAGAATTATCTGTATTTGCAGTGGGGCACTTGTAATTTTAGTTACATTAAAGAACCACCAGTGGGCAATACAGCAGCACTAAATTGGTTAAAGATAAACAGTTATATTCATAAACGTCTTTTGCCTTGTCCTGTTTCACTGAATACTTTTTCTGCAAGGTTTTGGACATATAAAGGAAACAATGTGTGTCCTCTCAGGTCTTGTCTGCTTCTTTGTGGGGTGGGATGCTTTACCCCATCGGAGGACAGCCGTCCTGCATCGCTGACAGGTACATCTGATTTATCCAAGAGCTGTCATTTGGCCCTGACACATAGTCAGACACAGGCTGCTGTAGGAGACCTCAACATACCACTTCCGAACAAATTTTGGCTATTTTTATGAAGCGAGTGCTAAACATCCATTTCAAAATTCTTAATGATAATAAAGGTTACCATTAAGAAGCTCTACATGTAAATTGACCTGTTCTTTTAATTAGTTATAATTTCCCCCccaaacatttccatttttttgtttaagtagtagtagtagtagtagtagtagtagttgtgcTTTAACTTTGTGCTATTAATCACCTCACTGTTTACAAATGGtagatttgtgattttgagacACCGCTGCACTCTGAGTGGATGGTTCAATGATGGTTATGGATTTTATCCAGATTCTATCTTGGAGGGCCCACCAGTGTACGAGGGTTTGGGATGTACAGCATTGGGCCACAGAGTGAAGGTAAGAACTGTTCAGACTCTCAATCATAGAAAACTTGAACTAAAGAATTTGATttccacagtaaaaaaaaaagaaagaagtacTGAATTTTTTGAGGCACAAAGCAAATACCActtagaatttttaaaatagtagaaatgtaattttagtgttaatattaataaatgaataataataggaatgacagctatagtaaaaataatgtcagtattagtaacagagtcaaaaacaacaactgtagtagcagttgtcgagcaggaacacaggggcagcaggtggcccacaaccacagatccagtctctgcagctccggaggcagaaatacctgctgaaagcgacagaaggagagaggacagaaacgagaaagcacagaactacgggagagagaagatgtcgagttagtaacatacagTGCAGATATGAGAGTATAATAAGCTCTATTAGAGATAGGGAAATGACAAAGAACAGTATGTGTCCCATCAAGTAGTGTAGTGCATCAGCTTATCTCAGTTTAATACGCTTTCTGTGTGTTCCAGGTGACTATCTGGGTGGAGAGGCGTACTGGGCAGG
Encoded here:
- the samm50l gene encoding sorting and assembly machinery component 50 homolog B → MGTVHAKSLDPLPMHGRDLGVNPDDLVETPELGQEAKQEILENKDVVVQHVNIQGLGRTKEDLLGYEISDVFHAKNLIDVMKKAHVARQRLLRLGIFKEVEVLIDTSEGTDALPNGLDVTFEVTEIKRLTGSYNTMVGNNEGSMVLGLKLPNVLGRAEKLTFQFSYGTKETSYGLSFFKPQPGHFERNLTLNMYKVTGQFPWSSLKETDRGLSAELNFPLGMTNHMLKWEGVWRELGCLARSASFAVREESGHSLKSALSHTVSVDSRNSAIFPSRGALLRISQELAGYTGGDTSFLKEDFELQLNRRFFWDSVLSASLWGGMLYPIGGQPSCIADRFYLGGPTSVRGFGMYSIGPQSEGDYLGGEAYWAGGLHLYTPLPFRPGKGGFGDLFRTHFFLNAGNLCNLHYGDGPRAHLQKLAECIRWSYGAGIVLRLGNIARLELNYCVPMGVQSGDRICDGVQFGAGIRFL